One region of Tissierellales bacterium genomic DNA includes:
- the purD gene encoding phosphoribosylamine--glycine ligase produces MKVLVVGSGGREHALCWKIAKSEKVSKIYCAPGNGGTEDLAENVNINPSDLDSLGNFALENNIDLTVVGPEEPLVNGIVDKFKEKGLKIFGVNKKAAQLEGSKLYSKEFMEKYNIPTAKYKSCNTREEAINSLEEFNYPLVIKADGLCAGKGVLIVNTKEEALKAIDKIMGEKVFGEAGETVVIEEFLEGVECSLLCLVTKDKIIPLETARDYKKIFEKDKGANTGGVGCFSPNTILNKELEDIIREEVFENIKIGFEKENTDYRGIIFIGLMITERGPKVLEFNVRFGDPETEVILPRLKSDIVDIFEKTINGTLEKEDLKWREEKCATVVLTSKGYPSKYEKGKEIKGLEKLDKDIIVFHNRTKTENQKLYTNGGRVLSITALGNTIDLAIDKVYKNIEKINFNGMCFRNDIGN; encoded by the coding sequence ATGAAGGTACTAGTAGTAGGTAGTGGTGGGAGAGAACATGCTCTTTGTTGGAAAATAGCTAAAAGTGAAAAAGTGTCCAAAATATATTGTGCACCAGGAAATGGTGGAACAGAAGATTTAGCCGAAAATGTAAATATTAATCCTTCAGATTTAGATTCCCTTGGAAATTTTGCTTTAGAAAATAATATTGATCTAACAGTTGTAGGTCCAGAGGAGCCTTTAGTTAATGGCATAGTAGATAAATTTAAGGAAAAAGGATTAAAGATTTTTGGAGTAAATAAAAAGGCTGCTCAATTAGAAGGAAGTAAGTTATATTCAAAAGAGTTTATGGAGAAATATAATATACCTACAGCTAAATATAAAAGCTGTAATACTAGGGAAGAAGCTATTAATAGTTTAGAAGAATTTAACTATCCTCTTGTAATAAAGGCAGATGGTCTTTGTGCAGGAAAAGGAGTGTTAATAGTAAATACAAAGGAAGAAGCATTAAAGGCCATTGACAAGATAATGGGAGAAAAAGTCTTTGGAGAAGCTGGTGAAACTGTAGTTATAGAGGAATTTTTAGAGGGAGTAGAATGTTCTCTACTTTGTTTAGTGACAAAGGATAAAATAATTCCTTTAGAAACTGCAAGAGATTATAAGAAAATATTTGAAAAAGATAAAGGAGCAAATACTGGTGGCGTAGGGTGTTTTTCACCAAATACTATTTTAAATAAGGAATTAGAAGATATTATAAGAGAAGAAGTTTTTGAAAATATAAAAATAGGATTTGAAAAAGAAAATACCGATTATAGAGGCATAATATTTATAGGTCTTATGATTACAGAGAGAGGACCAAAAGTTTTAGAATTTAATGTAAGATTTGGGGACCCAGAAACAGAAGTAATTCTTCCAAGATTAAAAAGTGATATAGTAGATATTTTTGAAAAAACTATCAATGGAACTTTAGAAAAAGAAGATTTAAAATGGAGAGAAGAAAAATGTGCTACAGTAGTACTTACCTCTAAAGGCTATCCATCTAAATACGAAAAAGGAAAAGAGATAAAAGGGTTAGAAAAATTAGATAAGGATATAATTGTATTCCACAACAGAACCAAAACTGAAAACCAAAAGCTTTATACCAATGGAGGAAGAGTATTATCTATTACAGCCTTAGGAAATACTATAGATCTAGCAATAGATAAAGTATATAAAAATATAGAAAAAATAAATTTTAATGGAATGTGCTTCAGAAATGATATCGGCAACTGA